The stretch of DNA TCTGCTGGATGTTGATCAGGAAAGCGACCTGAATAACCTGATCGAGCAGTATTTTGGTGAGGAAGCCAATTAATTAATCAAATGCGCATACCTTTTAAACTTTATTGGCTGTTTGGTGTTAATACTCATGAACGGGTAAAATGGAGCAGTTGGATGATCTGGAGAATTGTTTTTAGTTGAACAGGGCAAATGCTGTTGTTTGTTCTTCCTGATCTCGCCAGATGACCAAAATAGAAATTATGAAGATTAATGAGAGGATGTATATCGATGTCAATTGTGACCGAAAACGATGTTTTGAAGGCACTCAGCCAGGTGCAGGACCCGGAATTACGACGAGACCTGGTTTCTTTAAATATGATTAAAGACATCAAAATCACCGGAAGCAAGGTGACTTTAACCGTAGAACTGACCACGCCTGCCTGCCCATTGAAGCACCAAATCCAAAGAGACGTTGAAAACGCGGTTTTAGCGCTGGAAGGCGTTGAATCGGTCGAGGTCAACATGGGAGCACGGGTGCCTGAGGATAAAAAGATTACTGACTTGGCGATTAAAAATATTATCGCTGTTGCCTCGGGCAAGGGAGGGGTAGGCAAGTCTACCGTAGCAGTGAACATGGCTGTTGCCCTGGTGCAATGCGGCGCAAAGGTTGGTTTACTGGATGCTGATATTTACGGGCCGAATGTCCCCAAAATGATGGGTGTTCACACCCTTCCGCCCACACCGCAAGATAAGAAGATTCAACCGGCAGAGGCGTTTGGTGTTAAGGTGATGTCGATTGGCTTCATGGTTGGTGAGGGTCAACCGCTAATCTGGCGTGGACCGCTGCTGCACTCGGCAATCAAGCAATTCTTGCAGGATGTGGATTGGGGCGAGCTGGACTACCTGATCATTGATCTGCCGCCGGGAACGGGTGATGTTCAACTCTCGTTGGTGCAGACCGTGCCACTAAGCGGCGGTGTGATTGTCACCACGCCACAGCAGGTCTCCCTTGATGATGCTGCCCGGGCTGTGTCGATGTTTAATAAGATGGAGGTGCCGATTTTGGGCATCGTTGAAAATATGAGCTACTTGCAAATGGAGGATGGCTCTGTGCGGCGCTTGTTTGGCGAAGGCGGCGGAGAACAACTGGCTGGATGGGCAAAGGCACCTCTTTTGGCCAACATTCCCATCGAGGAAAGCGTACGTGAAGGCGGCGATACGGGCGTGCCAGTGGTCGTCCGAGACCCGAATTCACCCAGTGCGAAGGTGCTGATGGGCTTGGCGATGTCGGTGGCTGCGCGGATGAGCATGGTTGTGCTCGGCTAACGCAGTTTTTAGCCGGAACCTTGCTGTGCTATAATTTTAAATTATGAGTGAACCGTTTATTATTGGCGTTCAATTCGAACCGGTCGGGAAAAATTATTATTTTGATGCTTCCAGCTATCCGGATCTTCAGCCTGGAGACCCGATTGTGGTCCGAACCAGCCGGGGCCTCCAGCTGGCAAATATCACCCAAATCAATTTGGCAGTCGGTGACCTTGAACTTAATGGCTTTAAAGCCATTGAACGACCAGCCACTCCGCAGGACTTGTTGCAAAGGAAGACCCTGGCCATCCGAGAACAGGAAATCGTTGAAGAAATACGCGCTCATCTGGCTGGGCAGGGATTGAGCGCAGTCAAGGTTCTCTCTGCAGAATTTACACTGGATGGTGACCGTTTGTATGTGCTGATCAATGTCGAACCATCGGTGAGCGTGAACGCGAAAAAGCTGCAGCAGGACATCAAGCAAATGGTCAAAGGTGTTGAAGTTGACTTGCGCCAGATTGGGCCGCGCGACGCAGCAAAACTGATCGGGGGCTTAGGAGCTTGCGGTCTGGAATTGCGCTGCTGTTCGAAATTCTTAACAGAATTTGCGTCGATCTCAATTCGGATGTCCAAAGCACAGGATATCTCGCTAACGCCCTCTGAGATTACTGGAATGTGCGGTCGACTGCGCTGCTGTTTGATTTATGAATACGACCAGTACGTCGAAGCGATTAAGACTCTGCCAAAACGAAAGCGTAAGGTGATGACGCCTATGGGAGAGGGTAAAGTCGTGCAGATCTTACCCTTGCGGCAGTCGGTCATTGTGGATCTTCCCCAAATTGGGCCGCGTGAATTCTCGAAAGAGGCGCTCGATCGCGCCCAGCGGATTGCAGATGGTCAAGAGGTTGAACCGCTGCCTGAGGAATTTCCACTGGATGAACCGGCTTCCATTTGGCTTGAGGATCAGGCTGAGGCGAACGACGTGCCAGAAACTAAAAGATCAGACGCTAAATCAGGTTCTAAGCAACGACGAGGTCGAAAAGCCCGTCGAGCGAGAGGTCAGAAGAAGTAAGCCCCTTCCTGTTTATAAGGGATATGATCTTGTGGAAACGAATGAGAACTGGCTCACAACTAAAAATATCCTCGTCGTTTTAGCACATCCGGATGACCCGGAATTTTTTCTGGGTGGATCGATTGCCCGATGGATTAAAGCTGGGCACCACGTGCGCTACGTTTTGTTGACCAGAGGAGACAAGGGCTCCAATGACCCCCGGCTAACCGCCGAACAAATTGCCAAAATTCGCATCGATGAGCAAAGAGCAGCAGCGGAATTTTTAGGCGTTATCTCAGTTGACTTCCTGGGTTACGAGGATGGTTACCTGATTCCTGACCTTGAGATGCGGAAAGCGGTTGTGCGTTTCATCCGTAAGTACCGTCCGCAAATCCTTGTAAGCTGTGATCCCGAAAACCTCTTTCCCAGCCAGCAGTATGTTAACCATCCTGATCATCGCGCGGCAGGGCAGGTCGTGGTCGATGCGGTTTTTCCAGCGGCAGGCAACCAGTTTTTCTTCCCGGAGCTGCTGGAGGAAGGCTATGAACCCCATGAGGTTGAAGAGCTGTGGTTGAGCCTGACGGGTAAACCGGACGTTCGGCTGGATGTCACCGCACATTGGAATGACAAACTGCAGGCTTTGAAATTGCATGCCTCGCAGATTGGTGACCCGCGAGCCTTTGAAAAACGGATGCTCGAACGGGCACATAGCCATCAGGGCAAAGATTTTTATGTCGAAGAGGGGTTTCGGCGAATTATTTTCAGGAGGATTTCAGGATGACAATTTTGGACAAGGCTTTCGATCTGCGCGAGGAAACGATCGCCAGGCGGCGTGATTTTCATCAAAATCCGGAACTGGCTTTCAATGAAGTTCGCACAGCTCAAATTGTGGCACAAGAGCTGCGGGATTTAGGGTTGGAGGTGACCACCGGGGTCGCCAAAACCGGTGTGATCGGACTGTTGCACGGCGCTGCTGAGACACCTGTACTGGGTTTGCGCTTTGATATGGACGCGCTGCCAATCCAGGAGGAGACCGGAGCGCCTTATGCCTCTGTGGTGCCTGGAAAGATGCATGCTTGCGGGCACGACTGTCATACCGCTGTGGGATTAAGCGTGGCTAAGCTTCTGGCTGCTCAAAAGGATGAGCTACAAGGGACGATCAAGTTTATATTCCAACCGGCGGAGGAGATGGACGGAGGCGCGGCGCGCATGATTGCAGAAGGCGTTCTGGAAAACCCGAGCCTGGATTACATCATGGGCTTTCATGTATGGAATGAGCTACCAATCGGTTCTTATGGGCTCGTCCCAGGCCCGCTGATGGCAGCATCTGAAATTTTCAATGTGAAGATCAGCGGGAAGGGCGGTCATGGTGCCCAGCCTCATGCTACGCGAGACCCGATACTGGCTGCGGCTCACGTCATCACTGCGCTGCAATCGATTGTTTCCCGTAATGTGGACCCGCTGGATACGGCAGTGGTCTCCGTCTGCCAGGTTGAAGCGGGAACAGCCAATAATATCATCCCGCAAGAAGCGCTATTAACCGGAACATTGCGCGCCTTCAAACCTGAGGTGATGGCGATAGTGAAAGAACGCTTCAGAACGATTATCACCGAAATAGCGGGCACGATGGGTTGCCAGACCGAGATTGAATTAATCACGGTCACCGAACCGGTGATCAACGACGAAGCGCTAGTAGCACTGATGACCGAGATTACCCTGGAAATTCACCCGGATGCAACGATTGTGACGAACATGCAAACCATGGGAGGCGAAGATTTCTCGCTGATGATGAAAAAGGCGCCCGGCTGTTTTATGATGGTGGGATCAGCCAACCCCGAGCGCGGCTTGAATTACGGGCATCATCACCCAAAATTTGATGTGGATGAGTCGTGCTTGCCCTATGCTGTGGCGATCATGGCGCAGGGCGCAATGAGGGTTTTAGAGCGTCACCCAGGCTGAGATTGCCCTGGCCGACAGGCGCTGAACGGACATGTGAGGGGGATTTGCTGATTATTCAGAGAAGGATCTTGAGCCCCCTGCGATAAACCTGAGGCTATGGAAGTTGCTTGGGGAATATAAAATAATGATTGCCCCGAATTAATCAAATTGCAATATAATTAACCCGGTATGCAGGTTTCGTCAACTCCATAGATAATCTATGGTAGATTGGATGCCACTTTAGTATACTATGAGTCAGTGACTGCGTTGGTCACGCATGATTGGTCTAAAATGTAGAAACAGGAGGAACAATGAGTGATATTTTAAGTCAGGTAACCGGGCAGCAAGATTTTTTGAAAAAGATCCTGGCGAAGATCCCGGGCTTTAAAGGCTATATCGAGCGCGGCGACAGGCGGATGTCGGATAAGCTATTGCGCGAGAAGATCGCTGATGAGTTTGACACCCTCAACCAGCGTGTGTCGAGCCTGCAGCGTGAAATGGTTGACCAGGGCGAGCTTGCCGCGGTAGGCAGCCTGGAGAACGCGGCGATCAAACTGCGCCAGTTTACCGACAGGATACGAACTGCTTCTTACGGCTATGCCGGCATCTTTGATGCGATCAAGATCAAGGAAGAGCAGCTCGACCAGGTCTATCAATACGATTACGCCCTGCTGGAACTTTCTGAAAGCGTGGCGTCAGCTATTGATAATGTGGAAACCTCTATCGGCACGGAAGGACAGGATGCAGCGATCCGCCACCTGGTCACCGTCAGCCAGCAGTGTGTGGATGCCTTTAACAAACGGACCGAAGTGATGCAAGGCATCGCAGATTAGCCGACGTAGGCTAGATTGTTATTTGTCTAGATAAAGGATTGGAGTGAATAGATATGGCTAGAATTTTTGATGTTGTTGAATATCCAAAAGAGATGATGGATGAGATCGTGCATCGCTTCCCAGAGACCGGCGTTGCAGATCTGCGGATTGGATCACAGGTGATCGTCCGCGAATCACAAAGCGTGGTCTTCATGCGTGACGGACGTGCTTTGGATGTGTTTGGTCCCGGCCGCCACACAATCACCACCGCCAATATCCCCGGGCTGGTCGGTTTGATCGGTAAAGCCTTTGGTGATCGGACGCCGTTTACCGCCGAGGTGTTTTACATCTCA from Brevefilum fermentans encodes:
- a CDS encoding PSP1 domain-containing protein, with amino-acid sequence MSEPFIIGVQFEPVGKNYYFDASSYPDLQPGDPIVVRTSRGLQLANITQINLAVGDLELNGFKAIERPATPQDLLQRKTLAIREQEIVEEIRAHLAGQGLSAVKVLSAEFTLDGDRLYVLINVEPSVSVNAKKLQQDIKQMVKGVEVDLRQIGPRDAAKLIGGLGACGLELRCCSKFLTEFASISIRMSKAQDISLTPSEITGMCGRLRCCLIYEYDQYVEAIKTLPKRKRKVMTPMGEGKVVQILPLRQSVIVDLPQIGPREFSKEALDRAQRIADGQEVEPLPEEFPLDEPASIWLEDQAEANDVPETKRSDAKSGSKQRRGRKARRARGQKK
- a CDS encoding M20 metallopeptidase family protein, producing MTILDKAFDLREETIARRRDFHQNPELAFNEVRTAQIVAQELRDLGLEVTTGVAKTGVIGLLHGAAETPVLGLRFDMDALPIQEETGAPYASVVPGKMHACGHDCHTAVGLSVAKLLAAQKDELQGTIKFIFQPAEEMDGGAARMIAEGVLENPSLDYIMGFHVWNELPIGSYGLVPGPLMAASEIFNVKISGKGGHGAQPHATRDPILAAAHVITALQSIVSRNVDPLDTAVVSVCQVEAGTANNIIPQEALLTGTLRAFKPEVMAIVKERFRTIITEIAGTMGCQTEIELITVTEPVINDEALVALMTEITLEIHPDATIVTNMQTMGGEDFSLMMKKAPGCFMMVGSANPERGLNYGHHHPKFDVDESCLPYAVAIMAQGAMRVLERHPG
- a CDS encoding PIG-L deacetylase family protein — encoded protein: METNENWLTTKNILVVLAHPDDPEFFLGGSIARWIKAGHHVRYVLLTRGDKGSNDPRLTAEQIAKIRIDEQRAAAEFLGVISVDFLGYEDGYLIPDLEMRKAVVRFIRKYRPQILVSCDPENLFPSQQYVNHPDHRAAGQVVVDAVFPAAGNQFFFPELLEEGYEPHEVEELWLSLTGKPDVRLDVTAHWNDKLQALKLHASQIGDPRAFEKRMLERAHSHQGKDFYVEEGFRRIIFRRISG
- a CDS encoding Mrp/NBP35 family ATP-binding protein encodes the protein MSIVTENDVLKALSQVQDPELRRDLVSLNMIKDIKITGSKVTLTVELTTPACPLKHQIQRDVENAVLALEGVESVEVNMGARVPEDKKITDLAIKNIIAVASGKGGVGKSTVAVNMAVALVQCGAKVGLLDADIYGPNVPKMMGVHTLPPTPQDKKIQPAEAFGVKVMSIGFMVGEGQPLIWRGPLLHSAIKQFLQDVDWGELDYLIIDLPPGTGDVQLSLVQTVPLSGGVIVTTPQQVSLDDAARAVSMFNKMEVPILGIVENMSYLQMEDGSVRRLFGEGGGEQLAGWAKAPLLANIPIEESVREGGDTGVPVVVRDPNSPSAKVLMGLAMSVAARMSMVVLG